Proteins encoded within one genomic window of Acinetobacter sp. WCHA55:
- a CDS encoding PilZ domain-containing protein produces the protein MQPRMGGIIQANIPDKATLYASYMPFVVGGGLFIPSKQPVKMGEEVFVLATLPEQAQKIPLTGKVIWISQKQNGIKLQGFGIQLSGEKGVYYKSEAEKLLAGLKSEGRTSYTM, from the coding sequence ATGCAACCACGTATGGGCGGAATCATTCAAGCCAATATTCCAGATAAAGCCACATTATATGCAAGCTACATGCCTTTTGTAGTCGGTGGTGGTTTATTTATTCCATCCAAACAACCTGTAAAAATGGGAGAAGAAGTCTTTGTTTTGGCAACATTGCCAGAACAAGCACAGAAAATTCCTCTCACAGGTAAAGTGATTTGGATTTCGCAAAAGCAAAATGGAATTAAACTCCAAGGATTTGGCATTCAACTTTCTGGGGAGAAAGGGGTTTATTACAAATCAGAAGCGGAAAAGTTGCTTGCAGGTCTTAAGTCTGAAGGGCGAACTAGTTACACTATGTAA